The Marinitoga sp. 1197 genome window below encodes:
- a CDS encoding glucose-6-phosphate isomerase, which translates to MKGIKFDFTNMFFPNIDKGIKYEEINEYKEKIEKIISEILDEKPGFINLLENTKYLDKILDIQEWIQSFESFVVLGIGGSALGNIALQTTLNPLNYNYMENKKTPKIFIVDNVDPDFVASILDQINPHKTLFNVISKSGTTAEAMSNYLIARGIIESYGLDPKKHIIFTTDPENGILRKIAKEEGIETLEIPQEVGGRFSVLTPVGLLSALAGGIDIIDLINGAKAMFEKVSNKNIYENPAALNALLHFLYYKKGYNISVMMPYSNKLLLLADWYRQLWAESLGKKYNINGEVVNVGQTPVKALGATDQHSQVQLYNEGPDDKVVTFIKLEKFERDIKIPKIHEEFSTLSYLGGKTLSELLNTELFGTEYALTEHGKPNMKVVFPEINAFNVGQFFFVYEFQTAIMGKLLEINAYDQPGVELGKKVTYALMGREGYENFANEVKEKFEKKEKFIL; encoded by the coding sequence ATGAAAGGAATAAAATTTGATTTTACTAATATGTTTTTTCCCAATATAGATAAAGGAATCAAATATGAAGAAATAAATGAATATAAAGAAAAAATAGAGAAAATAATCTCAGAAATTCTTGATGAAAAGCCTGGTTTTATAAATTTACTTGAAAACACAAAATATTTAGATAAAATACTTGATATTCAGGAATGGATTCAGTCATTTGAAAGTTTTGTAGTTTTAGGGATAGGTGGATCTGCTCTTGGTAATATTGCTTTGCAAACCACATTAAACCCATTAAATTATAATTATATGGAAAATAAAAAAACTCCCAAAATATTTATTGTTGATAATGTTGATCCTGATTTTGTTGCATCTATTTTAGATCAGATTAACCCACATAAGACATTATTTAATGTTATTTCAAAATCCGGAACAACTGCAGAGGCAATGTCTAATTATTTAATTGCAAGAGGGATAATTGAGAGCTATGGGTTAGATCCGAAAAAACATATAATATTTACTACAGATCCTGAGAATGGTATTTTGAGAAAAATTGCAAAAGAAGAGGGAATCGAAACATTAGAAATTCCACAAGAAGTAGGTGGAAGATTCAGTGTTTTAACTCCTGTGGGATTATTATCTGCTTTAGCAGGAGGAATAGATATAATAGATTTAATAAATGGTGCCAAGGCAATGTTTGAAAAAGTATCTAATAAAAATATTTATGAAAATCCAGCAGCATTAAATGCATTATTACATTTTCTTTATTATAAAAAGGGGTATAATATTTCGGTAATGATGCCATATTCAAACAAATTGTTATTATTAGCAGATTGGTATAGACAATTGTGGGCTGAAAGCTTAGGAAAAAAATATAATATTAATGGAGAAGTAGTGAACGTAGGTCAAACTCCTGTTAAAGCTTTGGGCGCAACTGATCAACACTCTCAAGTACAATTATATAATGAAGGTCCTGATGATAAAGTGGTTACATTTATAAAGTTAGAAAAGTTTGAAAGAGATATAAAAATACCCAAAATACATGAAGAATTTTCAACTCTTTCATATCTAGGTGGAAAAACATTATCCGAATTATTAAACACAGAATTATTTGGTACAGAATATGCATTAACAGAACACGGAAAGCCAAATATGAAAGTTGTTTTTCCGGAAATAAACGCATTTAATGTAGGACAGTTTTTCTTTGTTTATGAGTTTCAGACAGCTATAATGGGAAAATTACTCGAAATAAATGCCTATGATCAACCTGGAGTTGAACTTGGTAAAAAAGTTACATATGCCTTGATGGGTAGAGAAGGTTATGAGAATTTTGCAAATGAAGTAAAAGAAAAATTTGAAAAAAAGGAAAAGTTTATATTATGA
- a CDS encoding adenine phosphoribosyltransferase, producing the protein MNFEKYIRDIPDFPKPGIIFKDITPLLANPAAFREVIDEMARKVEKLDFDTILVPEARGFLFGSALAYKLGKKLVPIRKPGKLPYDIVEVSYSLEYGEAKIQMHKDALSKGEKVLVVDDVLATGGTIQAIETLVKKLEAEVSGVLCLIELSFLNPREKLSNLRVESILTY; encoded by the coding sequence ATGAACTTTGAAAAGTATATTAGAGATATACCGGATTTTCCAAAGCCGGGTATAATATTTAAAGATATAACACCTCTACTCGCTAATCCTGCTGCATTCAGAGAAGTAATAGATGAAATGGCAAGAAAAGTGGAAAAATTAGATTTTGACACAATTTTAGTTCCAGAAGCGAGGGGCTTTTTATTTGGATCAGCTCTTGCCTACAAGTTAGGGAAAAAATTGGTTCCTATAAGGAAGCCAGGAAAATTGCCATATGATATAGTTGAAGTTTCTTATTCACTTGAATATGGTGAAGCGAAAATTCAGATGCATAAAGATGCATTATCAAAAGGTGAAAAAGTATTGGTTGTAGATGATGTTTTGGCGACAGGTGGTACAATTCAGGCTATAGAAACATTGGTAAAAAAATTAGAAGCAGAAGTTTCAGGTGTTTTATGTTTAATTGAATTGAGTTTTTTAAATCCAAGAGAAAAATTATCAAATTTAAGAGTTGAAAGTATATTAACTTATTAA
- a CDS encoding TetR/AcrR family transcriptional regulator, with protein sequence MARRPNPTLRAKRKENLMDSIIKIITEESIAEATTRHISEMSNLTIASLHYYFGSKDGALVATGESILEDWINEFFKKRTMTAEEKIRRIYTPPKYMIAFSQILTYPYRQKKVSRKARLLDMNFTNTIKEFLKMHEIGLENIENTTELIKTFLIGLSFKIIVNPNILDSELENLKNFFNKKEELPDIKGFK encoded by the coding sequence ATGGCAAGAAGGCCAAATCCAACATTAAGAGCAAAAAGAAAAGAAAATTTAATGGATTCTATAATTAAAATAATAACGGAAGAATCAATAGCTGAAGCAACTACCAGACATATTTCTGAGATGTCTAATTTAACGATAGCTTCTTTACACTATTATTTCGGATCCAAAGATGGTGCATTAGTTGCTACAGGTGAAAGTATTTTAGAAGATTGGATAAATGAATTTTTTAAAAAAAGAACTATGACTGCTGAAGAAAAAATTAGAAGAATATATACTCCACCAAAATATATGATAGCCTTTTCTCAAATATTGACTTATCCATATAGGCAAAAAAAAGTTTCAAGAAAAGCGAGATTGCTTGATATGAATTTTACCAATACAATAAAAGAATTTTTAAAGATGCATGAAATAGGTTTGGAAAATATAGAAAATACAACGGAATTAATCAAAACATTTTTAATAGGTTTAAGTTTTAAAATTATTGTTAATCCTAATATTTTAGATTCTGAATTGGAAAATTTAAAGAATTTCTTCAATAAGAAAGAGGAGTTGCCAGATATAAAAGGATTTAAATGA
- a CDS encoding inorganic phosphate transporter: protein MFFYLLPAVFFGWSLGANDAANIFGTAVSNRIVKYRTATIISAIFILIGAVLGGAKGIETISNVTAQSLISGSISVLSAAITMTVMTYFGVPVSSSQAIVGSIMAVGLIEGGVNWSIILKLVLAWVGTPIGGMIFGFISYKILSIPFNKIKSIYMKERVVQIATLIIGAYGSYSLGANNVANITGVFASSIGVSTAALVGGLAISFGVLTYSYKVMMTVGRQIIELDYFSAAIAVLGESITVWIYALLGIPVSTSQAIVGAVIGAGYARGSRLTNKKILLKILSAWVNTPISAGIITAIIYFVFRGVFKISI from the coding sequence GTGTTTTTTTATTTATTACCGGCAGTATTTTTTGGATGGTCATTGGGTGCAAATGATGCAGCTAATATTTTTGGTACAGCGGTATCAAATAGAATTGTAAAATATAGAACAGCTACTATTATTTCTGCAATTTTTATATTAATTGGAGCTGTATTAGGAGGAGCCAAGGGAATAGAAACAATTAGTAATGTTACAGCACAGAGCCTGATTTCTGGATCAATTTCAGTATTGTCAGCAGCAATTACAATGACAGTAATGACGTATTTTGGAGTTCCTGTTTCATCTTCTCAGGCGATAGTTGGTTCAATTATGGCAGTTGGATTAATAGAAGGTGGAGTAAATTGGTCAATAATTTTGAAACTGGTTTTGGCATGGGTTGGGACACCAATTGGAGGTATGATTTTTGGATTTATTTCCTATAAAATTCTATCAATTCCTTTTAATAAAATAAAGTCTATATATATGAAAGAAAGAGTTGTTCAAATTGCTACACTTATTATTGGAGCGTATGGGTCATATTCTCTTGGTGCAAATAATGTTGCAAATATTACGGGTGTGTTTGCCAGTTCAATAGGTGTTAGTACGGCAGCGTTGGTTGGGGGGCTTGCAATATCTTTTGGAGTATTAACATATAGTTATAAAGTTATGATGACAGTTGGCCGTCAAATAATAGAACTTGATTATTTTTCTGCGGCAATTGCTGTGCTTGGTGAATCAATAACAGTATGGATATATGCATTGCTGGGTATCCCGGTTTCTACATCACAGGCTATAGTTGGTGCAGTAATCGGTGCTGGATATGCAAGAGGCTCAAGATTAACAAATAAAAAGATATTACTCAAAATATTAAGTGCATGGGTTAATACACCTATTTCGGCAGGAATAATTACAGCGATTATATACTTTGTGTTTAGAGGAGTTTTTAAAATAAGTATTTAA
- a CDS encoding extracellular solute-binding protein: protein MKKLLLVALLLFVMIFSFGEKIKVEFWHAMGGGHGKTLEELVAAFNRENPYVEVVPVYVGNYGALSRKLLSTVVAYNEGTRDNLPVIAQAYSNWTSKYLQSEGIVEPLNKFIYGDSEFKQVWENQIYKVFKDISVWGDTIYSIPFNKSVYTAYYNVDLFDLYGVEPPKTLDELYEVAKQLTEDVDGDGQIDQYGLGYRTTVDDFQTFLYAMNGKVLDYAGNGKWKIVLDKNLTIKTLNFMKKLKTDEVAFVQGGYLNDPFGNGQIAMYMGTIAGKPYVEKSIKGKYEWTWASLPSVDGVPHSPIAGTDLIMFAWASKAQKQAAWMFMKFLLDKVNQAYWAVNTGYVPVRKDVVETPQWKSYVANDEKPVIALNSLKTAVPDPKPAAWYDIRKSLGTITSDFLYDKITAEDAYNRMIEEIKNLLVENEELAE, encoded by the coding sequence GTGAAAAAATTGCTTTTGGTAGCCTTATTGTTGTTTGTTATGATTTTTTCTTTTGGTGAAAAAATTAAAGTTGAATTCTGGCATGCTATGGGTGGGGGACATGGTAAAACGTTAGAGGAATTAGTTGCAGCATTTAATAGAGAAAATCCGTATGTTGAGGTCGTTCCAGTTTATGTGGGTAATTACGGTGCATTATCAAGGAAATTATTGAGTACAGTTGTTGCATATAATGAAGGAACAAGAGATAATTTGCCAGTTATAGCCCAGGCATATTCAAACTGGACATCAAAATACCTTCAAAGTGAAGGAATAGTTGAACCATTAAATAAGTTTATATATGGGGATTCAGAATTTAAACAAGTATGGGAAAATCAGATATACAAAGTATTTAAAGATATTTCAGTATGGGGAGATACCATTTATTCAATTCCATTTAATAAAAGTGTATATACAGCATATTATAACGTAGATTTGTTTGATTTATATGGTGTAGAACCACCAAAAACATTGGACGAGTTATATGAAGTAGCAAAACAATTAACAGAAGATGTTGATGGCGATGGTCAGATAGATCAATACGGATTAGGATATAGAACTACTGTAGATGATTTTCAAACATTTTTGTATGCAATGAATGGAAAAGTATTAGATTATGCAGGTAATGGAAAATGGAAAATCGTTTTGGATAAAAATTTAACAATCAAAACATTAAACTTCATGAAAAAATTAAAAACAGACGAGGTTGCATTTGTGCAAGGAGGATATTTAAATGATCCATTTGGAAATGGACAGATAGCAATGTATATGGGGACAATAGCAGGAAAACCATATGTAGAAAAATCAATAAAAGGGAAATATGAATGGACATGGGCATCATTACCTTCTGTTGATGGAGTACCTCATTCACCAATAGCAGGAACAGATTTGATAATGTTTGCATGGGCATCAAAAGCTCAAAAACAGGCAGCATGGATGTTTATGAAATTTTTATTAGATAAAGTTAATCAGGCATATTGGGCAGTAAATACAGGATATGTACCTGTTAGAAAAGATGTTGTTGAGACACCACAATGGAAGTCATATGTGGCAAATGATGAAAAACCTGTAATAGCATTGAATTCATTGAAAACAGCTGTTCCGGATCCAAAACCTGCAGCATGGTATGATATTAGAAAATCATTAGGTACTATTACAAGTGACTTCTTATATGACAAGATTACTGCTGAAGATGCATATAATAGGATGATTGAGGAAATTAAAAATTTGTTGGTCGAAAATGAAGAATTAGCAGAATAA
- the coaE gene encoding dephospho-CoA kinase (Dephospho-CoA kinase (CoaE) performs the final step in coenzyme A biosynthesis.) has product MKIIGITGYAGSGKSTVARILRDLGYIVLDLDKIGHEVLKDNEVKEKLKKNFGENIFENGEIDRKKLAKKVFEDKNKLKILNSITHPKIKVQVEEIIKNLNAKKIFIDGALIKEIGLDKICNYIIFVESSEKNRLERLTKLRGISVEKAKNIMLAQKDIKYKYDFKIINNNGLDVIKKELLKILEKI; this is encoded by the coding sequence ATGAAAATTATTGGCATAACAGGTTATGCTGGTAGTGGAAAAAGTACGGTAGCCAGGATTCTTCGGGATCTTGGCTATATTGTTCTCGATTTGGATAAAATTGGACATGAAGTTCTTAAAGATAACGAAGTAAAAGAAAAGTTAAAGAAGAATTTTGGAGAAAATATATTCGAAAATGGTGAGATAGATAGAAAAAAACTGGCAAAAAAAGTTTTTGAAGATAAAAATAAATTAAAAATACTAAACTCGATTACCCATCCGAAAATAAAGGTACAAGTAGAAGAAATAATTAAAAATTTAAACGCAAAGAAAATATTTATAGATGGAGCATTGATAAAAGAAATAGGACTGGATAAAATATGCAATTATATAATATTTGTTGAGTCGTCAGAAAAAAATAGGTTGGAAAGATTAACAAAGTTAAGGGGAATATCTGTTGAAAAAGCTAAAAATATAATGTTAGCTCAGAAAGATATAAAATATAAATATGACTTTAAAATAATTAATAATAATGGATTAGATGTAATTAAAAAGGAATTATTAAAAATACTTGAAAAAATTTAA
- a CDS encoding TIGR00153 family protein — translation MGLFFGKKEKKIIELFDQHLEAVDNTIEKLEDLIINLDKGTEKIKELADEVRNAETEADKIRRQAELEMYSGAFLPNFRGDLLGTVESMDRIANKAESVADEIELQNLSVPDEILPDLVELIKKSQVTYKAVKEAAKEMFENFEKANEMILKTENYEHETDIIERDIIRKIFSLNISLAKKIQLKKLVHRIADISDTSEDVSDRIQIIIYKRKV, via the coding sequence ATGGGACTATTTTTTGGTAAAAAAGAGAAAAAAATTATAGAATTATTTGATCAACATCTTGAAGCTGTTGATAATACTATCGAAAAATTAGAGGATTTGATAATTAATTTAGATAAAGGAACAGAAAAAATAAAAGAATTAGCGGATGAGGTTAGGAATGCAGAAACAGAAGCAGATAAAATTAGAAGGCAGGCAGAATTAGAAATGTATTCAGGAGCTTTTTTGCCTAATTTCAGAGGGGATTTGCTTGGTACTGTTGAATCTATGGATAGGATTGCAAATAAAGCAGAAAGTGTTGCTGATGAAATAGAGCTTCAAAATTTATCAGTTCCAGATGAAATATTACCAGATCTGGTTGAACTCATAAAAAAATCTCAGGTAACATATAAAGCAGTAAAAGAAGCAGCTAAAGAAATGTTTGAAAATTTTGAAAAGGCTAATGAAATGATATTAAAAACAGAAAATTATGAACATGAAACAGATATTATTGAAAGAGATATTATTAGAAAGATCTTTTCTTTAAATATATCACTTGCAAAAAAAATACAGTTAAAAAAGCTTGTTCATAGGATTGCTGACATTTCCGATACGTCTGAAGATGTTTCTGATAGAATTCAAATAATTATATATAAAAGAAAAGTGTAA